One genomic segment of Equus przewalskii isolate Varuska chromosome 13, EquPr2, whole genome shotgun sequence includes these proteins:
- the HNRNPH1 gene encoding heterogeneous nuclear ribonucleoprotein H isoform X2, whose amino-acid sequence MMLGTEGGEGFVVKVRGLPWSCSADEVQRFFSDCKIQNGAQGIRFIYTREGRPSGEAFVELESEDEVKLALKKDRETMGHRYVEVFKSNNVEMDWVLKHTGPNSPDTANDGFVRLRGLPFGCSKEEIVQFFSGLEIVPNGITLPVDFQGRSTGEAFVQFASQEIAEKALKKHKERIGHRYIEIFKSSRAEVRTHYDPPRKLMAMQRPGPYDRPGAGRGYNSIGRGAGFERMRRGAYGGGYGGYDDYNGYNDGYGFGSDRFGRDLNYCFSGMSDHRYGDGGSTFQSTTGHCVHMRGLPYRATENDIYNFFSPLNPVRVHIEIGPDGRVTGEADVEFATHEDAVAAMSKDKANMQHRYVELFLNSTAGASGGAYEHRYVELFLNSTAGASGGAYANQSSYGGPASQQLSGGYGGGYGGQSSMSGYGSQGAVNSSYYSSGSRASVGVNGMGGMSSMSSMSGGWGM is encoded by the exons ATGATGTTGGGCACCGAAGGCGGAGAGGGCTTCGTGGTGAAGGTCCGGGGCTTGCCCTGGTCCTGCTCGGCCGACGAAGTGCAGCGATTTTTTTCTG ACTGCAAAATTCAAAATGGGGCTCAAGGTATTCGTTTCATCTACACCAGAGAAGGCAGACCCAGTGGCGAGGCTTTTGTTGAACTTGAATCAGAAGATGAAGTCAAATTGGCCctgaaaaaagacagagaaactatGGGACACAGATATGTTGAAG TATTCAAGTCAAACAACGTTGAAATGGATTGGGTGTTGAAGCATACTGGTCCAAATAGTCCTGACACGGCCAATGATGGCTTTGTACGGCTTAGAGGACTCCCCTTTGGATGTAGCAAGGAGGAAATTGTTCAGTTCTTCTCAG GGTTGGAAATCGTGCCAAATGGGATAACATTGCCGGTGGACTTCCAGGGGAGGAGTACGGGGGAGGCCTTCGTGCAGTTTGCTTCACAGGAAATAGCTGAAAAGGCTCtaaagaaacacaaggaaagaaTAGGGCACAG GTATATCGAAATCTTTAAGAGCAGTCGAGCTGAAGTTAGAACTCACTATGATCCACCACGAAAGCTTATGGCCATGCAGCGGCCAGGTCCTTATGACAGACCTGGGGCTGGCAGAGGGTACAACAGCATTGGCAGGGGAGCTGGCTTTGAAAGAATGAGGCGTGGTGCTTATGGTGGAG GTTATGGAGGCTATGATGATTATAATGGCTATAATGATGGCTATGGATTTGGGTCAGATAGATTTGGAAGAG ACCTCAATTATTGTTTTTCAGGAATGTCTGATCACAGATACGGGGATGGTGGTTCTACTTTCCAGAGCACAACAGGACACTGTGTACACATGCGGGGCTTACCTTACAGagccactgagaatgatatttatAAT TTCTTTTCACCGCTCAACCCTGTGAGAGTACATATTGAAATCGGTCCTGATGGCAGAGTAACTGGTGAAGCAGATGTTGAGTTTGCAACTCACGAAGATGCCGTGGCAGCTATGTCGAAAGACAAAGCCAATATGC aacACAGATATGTAGAACTCTTCTTGAATTCTACAGCAGGAGCAAGCGGTGGTGCTTACG aaCACAGATATGTAGAACTCTTCTTGAATTCTACAGCAGGAGCAAGCGGTGGTGCTTATG CAAACCAGTCCAGTTACGGTGGCCCAGCCAGCCAGCAGCTGAGTGGTGGTTATGGAGGTGGCTATGGCGGCCAGAGCAGCATGAGTGGATATG GCAGCCAAGGAGCAGTGAACAGCAGCTACTACAGTAGTGGAAGCCGTGCGTCTGTGGGAGTGAACGGAATGGGAGGGATGTCTAGCATGTCCAGTATGAGTGGTGGATGGGGAATGTAA
- the HNRNPH1 gene encoding heterogeneous nuclear ribonucleoprotein H isoform X6, with amino-acid sequence MMLGTEGGEGFVVKVRGLPWSCSADEVQRFFSDCKIQNGAQGIRFIYTREGRPSGEAFVELESEDEVKLALKKDRETMGHRYVEVFKSNNVEMDWVLKHTGPNSPDTANDGFVRLRGLPFGCSKEEIVQFFSGLEIVPNGITLPVDFQGRSTGEAFVQFASQEIAEKALKKHKERIGHRYIEIFKSSRAEVRTHYDPPRKLMAMQRPGPYDRPGAGRGYNSIGRGAGFERMRRGAYGGGYGGYDDYNGYNDGYGFGSDRFGRDLNYCFSGMSDHRYGDGGSTFQSTTGHCVHMRGLPYRATENDIYNFFSPLNPVRVHIEIGPDGRVTGEADVEFATHEDAVAAMSKDKANMQHRYVELFLNSTAGASGGAYGSQMLGGMGLSNQSSYGGPASQQLSGGYGGGYGGQSSMSGYDQVLQENSSDFQSNIA; translated from the exons ATGATGTTGGGCACCGAAGGCGGAGAGGGCTTCGTGGTGAAGGTCCGGGGCTTGCCCTGGTCCTGCTCGGCCGACGAAGTGCAGCGATTTTTTTCTG ACTGCAAAATTCAAAATGGGGCTCAAGGTATTCGTTTCATCTACACCAGAGAAGGCAGACCCAGTGGCGAGGCTTTTGTTGAACTTGAATCAGAAGATGAAGTCAAATTGGCCctgaaaaaagacagagaaactatGGGACACAGATATGTTGAAG TATTCAAGTCAAACAACGTTGAAATGGATTGGGTGTTGAAGCATACTGGTCCAAATAGTCCTGACACGGCCAATGATGGCTTTGTACGGCTTAGAGGACTCCCCTTTGGATGTAGCAAGGAGGAAATTGTTCAGTTCTTCTCAG GGTTGGAAATCGTGCCAAATGGGATAACATTGCCGGTGGACTTCCAGGGGAGGAGTACGGGGGAGGCCTTCGTGCAGTTTGCTTCACAGGAAATAGCTGAAAAGGCTCtaaagaaacacaaggaaagaaTAGGGCACAG GTATATCGAAATCTTTAAGAGCAGTCGAGCTGAAGTTAGAACTCACTATGATCCACCACGAAAGCTTATGGCCATGCAGCGGCCAGGTCCTTATGACAGACCTGGGGCTGGCAGAGGGTACAACAGCATTGGCAGGGGAGCTGGCTTTGAAAGAATGAGGCGTGGTGCTTATGGTGGAG GTTATGGAGGCTATGATGATTATAATGGCTATAATGATGGCTATGGATTTGGGTCAGATAGATTTGGAAGAG ACCTCAATTATTGTTTTTCAGGAATGTCTGATCACAGATACGGGGATGGTGGTTCTACTTTCCAGAGCACAACAGGACACTGTGTACACATGCGGGGCTTACCTTACAGagccactgagaatgatatttatAAT TTCTTTTCACCGCTCAACCCTGTGAGAGTACATATTGAAATCGGTCCTGATGGCAGAGTAACTGGTGAAGCAGATGTTGAGTTTGCAACTCACGAAGATGCCGTGGCAGCTATGTCGAAAGACAAAGCCAATATGC aacACAGATATGTAGAACTCTTCTTGAATTCTACAGCAGGAGCAAGCGGTGGTGCTTACGGTAGCCAAATGCTAGGAGGCATGGGTTTGT CAAACCAGTCCAGTTACGGTGGCCCAGCCAGCCAGCAGCTGAGTGGTGGTTATGGAGGTGGCTATGGCGGCCAGAGCAGCATGAGTGGATATG ACCAAGTTTTACAGGAAAACTCCAGTGATTTTCAATCAAACATTGCATag
- the HNRNPH1 gene encoding heterogeneous nuclear ribonucleoprotein H isoform X3: MMLGTEGGEGFVVKVRGLPWSCSADEVQRFFSDCKIQNGAQGIRFIYTREGRPSGEAFVELESEDEVKLALKKDRETMGHRYVEVFKSNNVEMDWVLKHTGPNSPDTANDGFVRLRGLPFGCSKEEIVQFFSGLEIVPNGITLPVDFQGRSTGEAFVQFASQEIAEKALKKHKERIGHRYIEIFKSSRAEVRTHYDPPRKLMAMQRPGPYDRPGAGRGYNSIGRGAGFERMRRGAYGGGYGGYDDYNGYNDGYGFGSDRFGRDLNYCFSGMSDHRYGDGGSTFQSTTGHCVHMRGLPYRATENDIYNFFSPLNPVRVHIEIGPDGRVTGEADVEFATHEDAVAAMSKDKANMQHRYVELFLNSTAGASGGAYGSQMLGGMGLSNQSSYGGPASQQLSGGYGGGYGGQSSMSGYGSQGAVNSSYYSSGSRASVGVNGMGGMSSMSSMSGGWGM, translated from the exons ATGATGTTGGGCACCGAAGGCGGAGAGGGCTTCGTGGTGAAGGTCCGGGGCTTGCCCTGGTCCTGCTCGGCCGACGAAGTGCAGCGATTTTTTTCTG ACTGCAAAATTCAAAATGGGGCTCAAGGTATTCGTTTCATCTACACCAGAGAAGGCAGACCCAGTGGCGAGGCTTTTGTTGAACTTGAATCAGAAGATGAAGTCAAATTGGCCctgaaaaaagacagagaaactatGGGACACAGATATGTTGAAG TATTCAAGTCAAACAACGTTGAAATGGATTGGGTGTTGAAGCATACTGGTCCAAATAGTCCTGACACGGCCAATGATGGCTTTGTACGGCTTAGAGGACTCCCCTTTGGATGTAGCAAGGAGGAAATTGTTCAGTTCTTCTCAG GGTTGGAAATCGTGCCAAATGGGATAACATTGCCGGTGGACTTCCAGGGGAGGAGTACGGGGGAGGCCTTCGTGCAGTTTGCTTCACAGGAAATAGCTGAAAAGGCTCtaaagaaacacaaggaaagaaTAGGGCACAG GTATATCGAAATCTTTAAGAGCAGTCGAGCTGAAGTTAGAACTCACTATGATCCACCACGAAAGCTTATGGCCATGCAGCGGCCAGGTCCTTATGACAGACCTGGGGCTGGCAGAGGGTACAACAGCATTGGCAGGGGAGCTGGCTTTGAAAGAATGAGGCGTGGTGCTTATGGTGGAG GTTATGGAGGCTATGATGATTATAATGGCTATAATGATGGCTATGGATTTGGGTCAGATAGATTTGGAAGAG ACCTCAATTATTGTTTTTCAGGAATGTCTGATCACAGATACGGGGATGGTGGTTCTACTTTCCAGAGCACAACAGGACACTGTGTACACATGCGGGGCTTACCTTACAGagccactgagaatgatatttatAAT TTCTTTTCACCGCTCAACCCTGTGAGAGTACATATTGAAATCGGTCCTGATGGCAGAGTAACTGGTGAAGCAGATGTTGAGTTTGCAACTCACGAAGATGCCGTGGCAGCTATGTCGAAAGACAAAGCCAATATGC aacACAGATATGTAGAACTCTTCTTGAATTCTACAGCAGGAGCAAGCGGTGGTGCTTACGGTAGCCAAATGCTAGGAGGCATGGGTTTGT CAAACCAGTCCAGTTACGGTGGCCCAGCCAGCCAGCAGCTGAGTGGTGGTTATGGAGGTGGCTATGGCGGCCAGAGCAGCATGAGTGGATATG GCAGCCAAGGAGCAGTGAACAGCAGCTACTACAGTAGTGGAAGCCGTGCGTCTGTGGGAGTGAACGGAATGGGAGGGATGTCTAGCATGTCCAGTATGAGTGGTGGATGGGGAATGTAA
- the HNRNPH1 gene encoding heterogeneous nuclear ribonucleoprotein H isoform X4 — MMLGTEGGEGFVVKVRGLPWSCSADEVQRFFSDCKIQNGAQGIRFIYTREGRPSGEAFVELESEDEVKLALKKDRETMGHRYVEVFKSNNVEMDWVLKHTGPNSPDTANDGFVRLRGLPFGCSKEEIVQFFSGLEIVPNGITLPVDFQGRSTGEAFVQFASQEIAEKALKKHKERIGHRYIEIFKSSRAEVRTHYDPPRKLMAMQRPGPYDRPGAGRGYNSIGRGAGFERMRRGAYGGGYGGYDDYNGYNDGYGFGSDRFGRDLNYCFSGMSDHRYGDGGSTFQSTTGHCVHMRGLPYRATENDIYNFFSPLNPVRVHIEIGPDGRVTGEADVEFATHEDAVAAMSKDKANMQHRYVELFLNSTAGASGGAYEHRYVELFLNSTAGASGGAYGSQMMGGMGLSNQSSYGGPASQQLSGGYGGGYGGQSSMSGYDQVLQENSSDFQSNIA; from the exons ATGATGTTGGGCACCGAAGGCGGAGAGGGCTTCGTGGTGAAGGTCCGGGGCTTGCCCTGGTCCTGCTCGGCCGACGAAGTGCAGCGATTTTTTTCTG ACTGCAAAATTCAAAATGGGGCTCAAGGTATTCGTTTCATCTACACCAGAGAAGGCAGACCCAGTGGCGAGGCTTTTGTTGAACTTGAATCAGAAGATGAAGTCAAATTGGCCctgaaaaaagacagagaaactatGGGACACAGATATGTTGAAG TATTCAAGTCAAACAACGTTGAAATGGATTGGGTGTTGAAGCATACTGGTCCAAATAGTCCTGACACGGCCAATGATGGCTTTGTACGGCTTAGAGGACTCCCCTTTGGATGTAGCAAGGAGGAAATTGTTCAGTTCTTCTCAG GGTTGGAAATCGTGCCAAATGGGATAACATTGCCGGTGGACTTCCAGGGGAGGAGTACGGGGGAGGCCTTCGTGCAGTTTGCTTCACAGGAAATAGCTGAAAAGGCTCtaaagaaacacaaggaaagaaTAGGGCACAG GTATATCGAAATCTTTAAGAGCAGTCGAGCTGAAGTTAGAACTCACTATGATCCACCACGAAAGCTTATGGCCATGCAGCGGCCAGGTCCTTATGACAGACCTGGGGCTGGCAGAGGGTACAACAGCATTGGCAGGGGAGCTGGCTTTGAAAGAATGAGGCGTGGTGCTTATGGTGGAG GTTATGGAGGCTATGATGATTATAATGGCTATAATGATGGCTATGGATTTGGGTCAGATAGATTTGGAAGAG ACCTCAATTATTGTTTTTCAGGAATGTCTGATCACAGATACGGGGATGGTGGTTCTACTTTCCAGAGCACAACAGGACACTGTGTACACATGCGGGGCTTACCTTACAGagccactgagaatgatatttatAAT TTCTTTTCACCGCTCAACCCTGTGAGAGTACATATTGAAATCGGTCCTGATGGCAGAGTAACTGGTGAAGCAGATGTTGAGTTTGCAACTCACGAAGATGCCGTGGCAGCTATGTCGAAAGACAAAGCCAATATGC aacACAGATATGTAGAACTCTTCTTGAATTCTACAGCAGGAGCAAGCGGTGGTGCTTACG aaCACAGATATGTAGAACTCTTCTTGAATTCTACAGCAGGAGCAAGCGGTGGTGCTTATGGTAGCCAAATGATGGGAGGCATGGGCTTGT CAAACCAGTCCAGTTACGGTGGCCCAGCCAGCCAGCAGCTGAGTGGTGGTTATGGAGGTGGCTATGGCGGCCAGAGCAGCATGAGTGGATATG ACCAAGTTTTACAGGAAAACTCCAGTGATTTTCAATCAAACATTGCATag
- the HNRNPH1 gene encoding heterogeneous nuclear ribonucleoprotein H isoform X1, which produces MMLGTEGGEGFVVKVRGLPWSCSADEVQRFFSDCKIQNGAQGIRFIYTREGRPSGEAFVELESEDEVKLALKKDRETMGHRYVEVFKSNNVEMDWVLKHTGPNSPDTANDGFVRLRGLPFGCSKEEIVQFFSGLEIVPNGITLPVDFQGRSTGEAFVQFASQEIAEKALKKHKERIGHRYIEIFKSSRAEVRTHYDPPRKLMAMQRPGPYDRPGAGRGYNSIGRGAGFERMRRGAYGGGYGGYDDYNGYNDGYGFGSDRFGRDLNYCFSGMSDHRYGDGGSTFQSTTGHCVHMRGLPYRATENDIYNFFSPLNPVRVHIEIGPDGRVTGEADVEFATHEDAVAAMSKDKANMQHRYVELFLNSTAGASGGAYEHRYVELFLNSTAGASGGAYGSQMMGGMGLSNQSSYGGPASQQLSGGYGGGYGGQSSMSGYGSQGAVNSSYYSSGSRASVGVNGMGGMSSMSSMSGGWGM; this is translated from the exons ATGATGTTGGGCACCGAAGGCGGAGAGGGCTTCGTGGTGAAGGTCCGGGGCTTGCCCTGGTCCTGCTCGGCCGACGAAGTGCAGCGATTTTTTTCTG ACTGCAAAATTCAAAATGGGGCTCAAGGTATTCGTTTCATCTACACCAGAGAAGGCAGACCCAGTGGCGAGGCTTTTGTTGAACTTGAATCAGAAGATGAAGTCAAATTGGCCctgaaaaaagacagagaaactatGGGACACAGATATGTTGAAG TATTCAAGTCAAACAACGTTGAAATGGATTGGGTGTTGAAGCATACTGGTCCAAATAGTCCTGACACGGCCAATGATGGCTTTGTACGGCTTAGAGGACTCCCCTTTGGATGTAGCAAGGAGGAAATTGTTCAGTTCTTCTCAG GGTTGGAAATCGTGCCAAATGGGATAACATTGCCGGTGGACTTCCAGGGGAGGAGTACGGGGGAGGCCTTCGTGCAGTTTGCTTCACAGGAAATAGCTGAAAAGGCTCtaaagaaacacaaggaaagaaTAGGGCACAG GTATATCGAAATCTTTAAGAGCAGTCGAGCTGAAGTTAGAACTCACTATGATCCACCACGAAAGCTTATGGCCATGCAGCGGCCAGGTCCTTATGACAGACCTGGGGCTGGCAGAGGGTACAACAGCATTGGCAGGGGAGCTGGCTTTGAAAGAATGAGGCGTGGTGCTTATGGTGGAG GTTATGGAGGCTATGATGATTATAATGGCTATAATGATGGCTATGGATTTGGGTCAGATAGATTTGGAAGAG ACCTCAATTATTGTTTTTCAGGAATGTCTGATCACAGATACGGGGATGGTGGTTCTACTTTCCAGAGCACAACAGGACACTGTGTACACATGCGGGGCTTACCTTACAGagccactgagaatgatatttatAAT TTCTTTTCACCGCTCAACCCTGTGAGAGTACATATTGAAATCGGTCCTGATGGCAGAGTAACTGGTGAAGCAGATGTTGAGTTTGCAACTCACGAAGATGCCGTGGCAGCTATGTCGAAAGACAAAGCCAATATGC aacACAGATATGTAGAACTCTTCTTGAATTCTACAGCAGGAGCAAGCGGTGGTGCTTACG aaCACAGATATGTAGAACTCTTCTTGAATTCTACAGCAGGAGCAAGCGGTGGTGCTTATGGTAGCCAAATGATGGGAGGCATGGGCTTGT CAAACCAGTCCAGTTACGGTGGCCCAGCCAGCCAGCAGCTGAGTGGTGGTTATGGAGGTGGCTATGGCGGCCAGAGCAGCATGAGTGGATATG GCAGCCAAGGAGCAGTGAACAGCAGCTACTACAGTAGTGGAAGCCGTGCGTCTGTGGGAGTGAACGGAATGGGAGGGATGTCTAGCATGTCCAGTATGAGTGGTGGATGGGGAATGTAA
- the HNRNPH1 gene encoding heterogeneous nuclear ribonucleoprotein H isoform X5, with the protein MMLGTEGGEGFVVKVRGLPWSCSADEVQRFFSDCKIQNGAQGIRFIYTREGRPSGEAFVELESEDEVKLALKKDRETMGHRYVEVFKSNNVEMDWVLKHTGPNSPDTANDGFVRLRGLPFGCSKEEIVQFFSGLEIVPNGITLPVDFQGRSTGEAFVQFASQEIAEKALKKHKERIGHRYIEIFKSSRAEVRTHYDPPRKLMAMQRPGPYDRPGAGRGYNSIGRGAGFERMRRGAYGGGYGGYDDYNGYNDGYGFGSDRFGRDLNYCFSGMSDHRYGDGGSTFQSTTGHCVHMRGLPYRATENDIYNFFSPLNPVRVHIEIGPDGRVTGEADVEFATHEDAVAAMSKDKANMQHRYVELFLNSTAGASGGAYEHRYVELFLNSTAGASGGAYANQSSYGGPASQQLSGGYGGGYGGQSSMSGYDQVLQENSSDFQSNIA; encoded by the exons ATGATGTTGGGCACCGAAGGCGGAGAGGGCTTCGTGGTGAAGGTCCGGGGCTTGCCCTGGTCCTGCTCGGCCGACGAAGTGCAGCGATTTTTTTCTG ACTGCAAAATTCAAAATGGGGCTCAAGGTATTCGTTTCATCTACACCAGAGAAGGCAGACCCAGTGGCGAGGCTTTTGTTGAACTTGAATCAGAAGATGAAGTCAAATTGGCCctgaaaaaagacagagaaactatGGGACACAGATATGTTGAAG TATTCAAGTCAAACAACGTTGAAATGGATTGGGTGTTGAAGCATACTGGTCCAAATAGTCCTGACACGGCCAATGATGGCTTTGTACGGCTTAGAGGACTCCCCTTTGGATGTAGCAAGGAGGAAATTGTTCAGTTCTTCTCAG GGTTGGAAATCGTGCCAAATGGGATAACATTGCCGGTGGACTTCCAGGGGAGGAGTACGGGGGAGGCCTTCGTGCAGTTTGCTTCACAGGAAATAGCTGAAAAGGCTCtaaagaaacacaaggaaagaaTAGGGCACAG GTATATCGAAATCTTTAAGAGCAGTCGAGCTGAAGTTAGAACTCACTATGATCCACCACGAAAGCTTATGGCCATGCAGCGGCCAGGTCCTTATGACAGACCTGGGGCTGGCAGAGGGTACAACAGCATTGGCAGGGGAGCTGGCTTTGAAAGAATGAGGCGTGGTGCTTATGGTGGAG GTTATGGAGGCTATGATGATTATAATGGCTATAATGATGGCTATGGATTTGGGTCAGATAGATTTGGAAGAG ACCTCAATTATTGTTTTTCAGGAATGTCTGATCACAGATACGGGGATGGTGGTTCTACTTTCCAGAGCACAACAGGACACTGTGTACACATGCGGGGCTTACCTTACAGagccactgagaatgatatttatAAT TTCTTTTCACCGCTCAACCCTGTGAGAGTACATATTGAAATCGGTCCTGATGGCAGAGTAACTGGTGAAGCAGATGTTGAGTTTGCAACTCACGAAGATGCCGTGGCAGCTATGTCGAAAGACAAAGCCAATATGC aacACAGATATGTAGAACTCTTCTTGAATTCTACAGCAGGAGCAAGCGGTGGTGCTTACG aaCACAGATATGTAGAACTCTTCTTGAATTCTACAGCAGGAGCAAGCGGTGGTGCTTATG CAAACCAGTCCAGTTACGGTGGCCCAGCCAGCCAGCAGCTGAGTGGTGGTTATGGAGGTGGCTATGGCGGCCAGAGCAGCATGAGTGGATATG ACCAAGTTTTACAGGAAAACTCCAGTGATTTTCAATCAAACATTGCATag
- the HNRNPH1 gene encoding heterogeneous nuclear ribonucleoprotein H isoform X7, whose translation MGHRYVEVFKSNNVEMDWVLKHTGPNSPDTANDGFVRLRGLPFGCSKEEIVQFFSGLEIVPNGITLPVDFQGRSTGEAFVQFASQEIAEKALKKHKERIGHRYIEIFKSSRAEVRTHYDPPRKLMAMQRPGPYDRPGAGRGYNSIGRGAGFERMRRGAYGGGYGGYDDYNGYNDGYGFGSDRFGRDLNYCFSGMSDHRYGDGGSTFQSTTGHCVHMRGLPYRATENDIYNFFSPLNPVRVHIEIGPDGRVTGEADVEFATHEDAVAAMSKDKANMQHRYVELFLNSTAGASGGAYEHRYVELFLNSTAGASGGAYGSQMMGGMGLSNQSSYGGPASQQLSGGYGGGYGGQSSMSGYDQVLQENSSDFQSNIA comes from the exons atGGGACACAGATATGTTGAAG TATTCAAGTCAAACAACGTTGAAATGGATTGGGTGTTGAAGCATACTGGTCCAAATAGTCCTGACACGGCCAATGATGGCTTTGTACGGCTTAGAGGACTCCCCTTTGGATGTAGCAAGGAGGAAATTGTTCAGTTCTTCTCAG GGTTGGAAATCGTGCCAAATGGGATAACATTGCCGGTGGACTTCCAGGGGAGGAGTACGGGGGAGGCCTTCGTGCAGTTTGCTTCACAGGAAATAGCTGAAAAGGCTCtaaagaaacacaaggaaagaaTAGGGCACAG GTATATCGAAATCTTTAAGAGCAGTCGAGCTGAAGTTAGAACTCACTATGATCCACCACGAAAGCTTATGGCCATGCAGCGGCCAGGTCCTTATGACAGACCTGGGGCTGGCAGAGGGTACAACAGCATTGGCAGGGGAGCTGGCTTTGAAAGAATGAGGCGTGGTGCTTATGGTGGAG GTTATGGAGGCTATGATGATTATAATGGCTATAATGATGGCTATGGATTTGGGTCAGATAGATTTGGAAGAG ACCTCAATTATTGTTTTTCAGGAATGTCTGATCACAGATACGGGGATGGTGGTTCTACTTTCCAGAGCACAACAGGACACTGTGTACACATGCGGGGCTTACCTTACAGagccactgagaatgatatttatAAT TTCTTTTCACCGCTCAACCCTGTGAGAGTACATATTGAAATCGGTCCTGATGGCAGAGTAACTGGTGAAGCAGATGTTGAGTTTGCAACTCACGAAGATGCCGTGGCAGCTATGTCGAAAGACAAAGCCAATATGC aacACAGATATGTAGAACTCTTCTTGAATTCTACAGCAGGAGCAAGCGGTGGTGCTTACG aaCACAGATATGTAGAACTCTTCTTGAATTCTACAGCAGGAGCAAGCGGTGGTGCTTATGGTAGCCAAATGATGGGAGGCATGGGCTTGT CAAACCAGTCCAGTTACGGTGGCCCAGCCAGCCAGCAGCTGAGTGGTGGTTATGGAGGTGGCTATGGCGGCCAGAGCAGCATGAGTGGATATG ACCAAGTTTTACAGGAAAACTCCAGTGATTTTCAATCAAACATTGCATag
- the HNRNPH1 gene encoding heterogeneous nuclear ribonucleoprotein H isoform X9, with product MAMQRPGPYDRPGAGRGYNSIGRGAGFERMRRGAYGGGYGGYDDYNGYNDGYGFGSDRFGRDLNYCFSGMSDHRYGDGGSTFQSTTGHCVHMRGLPYRATENDIYNFFSPLNPVRVHIEIGPDGRVTGEADVEFATHEDAVAAMSKDKANMQHRYVELFLNSTAGASGGAYEHRYVELFLNSTAGASGGAYGSQMMGGMGLSNQSSYGGPASQQLSGGYGGGYGGQSSMSGYDQVLQENSSDFQSNIA from the exons ATGGCCATGCAGCGGCCAGGTCCTTATGACAGACCTGGGGCTGGCAGAGGGTACAACAGCATTGGCAGGGGAGCTGGCTTTGAAAGAATGAGGCGTGGTGCTTATGGTGGAG GTTATGGAGGCTATGATGATTATAATGGCTATAATGATGGCTATGGATTTGGGTCAGATAGATTTGGAAGAG ACCTCAATTATTGTTTTTCAGGAATGTCTGATCACAGATACGGGGATGGTGGTTCTACTTTCCAGAGCACAACAGGACACTGTGTACACATGCGGGGCTTACCTTACAGagccactgagaatgatatttatAAT TTCTTTTCACCGCTCAACCCTGTGAGAGTACATATTGAAATCGGTCCTGATGGCAGAGTAACTGGTGAAGCAGATGTTGAGTTTGCAACTCACGAAGATGCCGTGGCAGCTATGTCGAAAGACAAAGCCAATATGC aacACAGATATGTAGAACTCTTCTTGAATTCTACAGCAGGAGCAAGCGGTGGTGCTTACG aaCACAGATATGTAGAACTCTTCTTGAATTCTACAGCAGGAGCAAGCGGTGGTGCTTATGGTAGCCAAATGATGGGAGGCATGGGCTTGT CAAACCAGTCCAGTTACGGTGGCCCAGCCAGCCAGCAGCTGAGTGGTGGTTATGGAGGTGGCTATGGCGGCCAGAGCAGCATGAGTGGATATG ACCAAGTTTTACAGGAAAACTCCAGTGATTTTCAATCAAACATTGCATag